The following proteins come from a genomic window of Candidatus Lokiarchaeota archaeon:
- a CDS encoding 50S ribosomal protein L30e yields the protein MSLEQPIASAANTGECRIGAKSSIRAIKMGEAKLVVVAANAPIDVLEDIDYYAKMGNVSTKRFEGTSWDLGEVIGKPFMVAAIAVIEPGDSNILELA from the coding sequence GTGAGTCTAGAACAGCCGATTGCTAGTGCAGCGAATACTGGCGAATGTCGTATTGGTGCTAAGTCATCAATCCGTGCAATAAAGATGGGAGAGGCCAAACTAGTTGTAGTTGCTGCCAACGCCCCAATTGATGTACTGGAAGATATCGACTACTATGCCAAAATGGGGAATGTTTCTACTAAGAGATTTGAAGGAACCTCTTGGGATTTGGGTGAAGTTATAGGCAAACCATTCATGGTTGCCGCAATAGCGGTCATTGAACCAGGTGATTCAAACATCCTCGAATTGGCGTGA
- a CDS encoding 30S ribosomal protein S12 has translation MTGKKSPMGEFAARDLKRKRKKFRWKKASVKRKLLNLKEKTDPLEGAPQANGIVLEKVGIESKQPNSAIRKAVRIQLSKNGKQITAFIPGDGGLKYIDEHDMVLVEGIGGAMGGAMGDLPGVRWKVVKVNGVALESLIYGKAEKPIR, from the coding sequence TTGACCGGAAAGAAAAGCCCAATGGGTGAATTCGCAGCAAGAGACCTGAAGAGGAAACGCAAAAAATTCCGCTGGAAAAAAGCCAGTGTAAAACGGAAGCTTCTCAATTTAAAAGAGAAGACTGATCCCTTGGAAGGGGCACCCCAAGCCAATGGTATTGTACTTGAGAAAGTGGGAATCGAATCCAAACAACCTAACTCAGCTATTCGAAAGGCTGTGAGGATTCAGCTTTCCAAGAATGGGAAACAAATTACTGCTTTTATTCCTGGCGACGGTGGACTGAAGTACATCGATGAGCATGATATGGTGCTAGTAGAAGGAATAGGTGGGGCAATGGGCGGTGCTATGGGTGACTTGCCTGGAGTACGGTGGAAAGTCGTGAAGGTCAATGGTGTAGCCTTAGAATCATTAATCTACGGTAAAGCTGAGAAACCAATTCGGTAG
- a CDS encoding NusA-like transcription termination signal-binding factor, which translates to MDDMALIAKFEQITGAPATDVIAEEDRLIFVVSGKHLGKAIGPRGSHVKKAAELFDKEIDIVEDADNPEDFVKNALSPARVDEVNIREQKNGRKVASVKVNDKDRGIAIGKQGRNVARARILAQRHFDVDQVVID; encoded by the coding sequence ATGGATGATATGGCTCTTATTGCCAAATTCGAACAAATTACCGGCGCTCCCGCAACTGATGTGATTGCTGAAGAGGACCGTCTCATTTTTGTTGTGAGTGGAAAACACTTGGGTAAAGCAATCGGTCCTCGAGGTTCTCACGTGAAAAAAGCTGCTGAACTCTTTGACAAGGAAATCGACATAGTCGAGGATGCAGATAATCCGGAAGACTTCGTGAAGAATGCATTGTCCCCAGCACGTGTTGATGAAGTAAACATTAGAGAGCAGAAGAATGGTCGCAAGGTTGCTTCGGTGAAAGTTAATGATAAAGACCGTGGTATTGCTATTGGCAAACAAGGGCGCAATGTAGCACGAGCCCGCATTCTTGCACAACGCCACTTTGATGTGGATCAAGTTGTAATAGATTGA